Proteins from one Amycolatopsis benzoatilytica AK 16/65 genomic window:
- a CDS encoding COG4315 family predicted lipoprotein, producing MIVKFPARSLGLAAAVAALAAVTAACGGGSGGGTAAPPSAPAGQTHLTDSKGNTLYLFAPDHDGQSVCTGSCARYWPPVPAGTQLTGAAPGGTIGTVSRADGSKQESFDGHPLYTYVGDHAAGQATGQGLNVNGGLWWMVSPSGTAITTTGSAPSPSSGYNGGGY from the coding sequence ATGATCGTCAAGTTTCCGGCGAGGTCTTTGGGTCTGGCTGCCGCGGTCGCGGCACTGGCAGCGGTGACCGCCGCTTGCGGCGGCGGGAGCGGCGGCGGGACCGCCGCGCCGCCGTCGGCTCCGGCCGGTCAGACCCATCTCACCGACAGCAAAGGCAACACGCTCTACCTGTTCGCCCCGGACCATGACGGCCAGTCCGTCTGCACCGGCAGCTGCGCCCGCTACTGGCCGCCGGTCCCGGCGGGCACTCAGCTCACCGGTGCCGCGCCGGGCGGGACCATCGGCACCGTCTCCCGAGCCGATGGCAGCAAGCAGGAAAGCTTCGACGGGCATCCGCTGTACACCTACGTCGGCGACCATGCCGCGGGGCAGGCCACCGGCCAAGGACTCAACGTCAACGGCGGCCTGTGGTGGATGGTCTCGCCGAGCGGTACGGCGATCACGACCACGGGTTCCGCGCCCTCCCCGAGCAGCGGCTACAACGGCGGCGGGTACTAG
- the bioB gene encoding biotin synthase BioB, which yields MFKNFDDLASRQLAGGVLDREDARAILSAPDEDVLGLVAAASRLRRAHFGNRVKVNYLVNLKSGLCPEDCGYCSQRLGSSAQILKYSWLSAEETARQASAGVQGGASRVCLVASGRGPSDRDVDRVAQAVEAVKSAHAGVEVCACLGLLKDGQAERLRDAGVDAYNHNLNTSESRYEEICTTHGYDDRVDTVEKAKAAGLSACSGLIVGMGESDDELIDAIFALRELGSDSIPVNFLMPFEGTPLAGTWELSPPRALKILALARFACPDKEVRMAGGREMHLRSLQPLALHVVNSLFLGDYLTSEGQAAKADLDMIADGGFEVLGAAENQSPADAAATPALRERGAGTAVAPNA from the coding sequence GGCCTCCCGGCAGCTGGCCGGCGGCGTACTGGACCGCGAAGACGCCCGCGCCATCCTGAGCGCGCCGGACGAGGACGTGCTCGGCCTGGTCGCGGCGGCCAGCCGGTTGCGGCGCGCGCACTTCGGCAACCGGGTCAAGGTGAACTACCTGGTCAACCTCAAGTCTGGCCTGTGCCCCGAGGACTGCGGCTACTGCTCGCAGCGGCTCGGCTCGTCGGCGCAGATCCTCAAGTACTCGTGGCTTTCCGCCGAGGAAACCGCGCGGCAGGCCAGCGCAGGCGTGCAGGGCGGCGCGTCCCGGGTGTGCCTGGTCGCGAGCGGACGCGGACCGAGCGACCGGGACGTCGACCGGGTCGCGCAGGCCGTCGAAGCGGTGAAGTCCGCGCACGCCGGAGTCGAGGTGTGCGCATGCCTCGGGCTGCTCAAGGACGGGCAGGCGGAGCGGCTGCGCGACGCGGGCGTCGACGCCTACAACCACAACCTGAACACGAGCGAGTCGCGCTACGAAGAGATCTGCACGACGCACGGCTACGACGACCGCGTCGACACCGTCGAAAAGGCCAAGGCCGCCGGGCTTTCCGCGTGCTCCGGCCTGATCGTCGGCATGGGCGAGTCCGACGACGAGCTGATCGACGCGATCTTCGCGCTGCGCGAACTGGGCAGCGATTCGATCCCGGTCAACTTCCTGATGCCGTTCGAGGGCACCCCGCTGGCCGGCACCTGGGAACTGAGCCCGCCGCGCGCGCTGAAGATCCTCGCGCTGGCCCGGTTCGCCTGCCCGGACAAGGAAGTCCGGATGGCCGGCGGCCGCGAGATGCACCTGCGCTCGCTGCAGCCGCTCGCCCTGCACGTCGTGAACAGCCTGTTCCTCGGCGACTACCTGACCAGCGAGGGCCAGGCCGCCAAGGCCGATCTGGACATGATCGCCGACGGCGGGTTCGAGGTGCTCGGCGCGGCCGAGAACCAGTCTCCGGCGGACGCTGCGGCCACCCCGGCCCTGCGGGAACGCGGCGCGGGCACCGCGGTCGCCCCCAACGCGTGA
- a CDS encoding 8-amino-7-oxononanoate synthase, whose protein sequence is MVSMHDWLTAAERDRRAAGLVRRTDDRRHPGPSTLDLASNDYLSLSSDPRLRAAAARAVERYGAGAGASRVVTGTTPCHTELEHALSELTGQPAALVFSSGYTANIGVVTALGSPDTLLITDAHIHASLIDGARLSRSPVAICAHSDLDALARLLRDRTQERAIVVVESIYSVLGDAPDLRRTADLCAKHDAFLVVDEAHGIGVAGNGRGAVHAAGLAAAPHVAVTATLSKSLGSQGGAVLGSPLLREHLVNTARTFIFDTGLAPAAAASAAEACRIVTAEPDRVAEVHRLAAAIAEAAGVPVAPGAVQSIPADSPEQAVAAANRLSEQDILVGCFRPPSVPDGVSRLRLVARAGVDRSRAVHAAHLAAEWSRAASTV, encoded by the coding sequence ATGGTGTCCATGCACGACTGGCTCACCGCCGCCGAACGCGACCGGCGAGCCGCCGGATTGGTCCGCCGGACCGACGACCGGCGCCACCCCGGACCGTCTACTTTGGATCTGGCGTCGAACGACTACCTGAGTCTCAGCTCCGATCCGAGGCTGCGCGCGGCCGCGGCGCGAGCCGTCGAGCGGTACGGCGCCGGTGCTGGCGCGTCGCGAGTCGTCACCGGCACCACCCCGTGCCACACCGAGCTGGAGCACGCGCTGTCCGAGCTCACCGGGCAGCCGGCCGCACTGGTCTTTTCGAGTGGCTACACGGCAAACATCGGCGTCGTCACCGCGCTCGGTTCGCCGGACACGCTGCTGATCACCGACGCGCACATCCACGCGTCGCTGATCGACGGAGCCAGGCTGTCGCGGTCCCCCGTCGCGATCTGCGCGCACAGTGATCTCGATGCCTTGGCCCGGCTGCTGCGCGACCGGACGCAGGAGCGGGCGATCGTGGTGGTCGAGTCGATCTACTCAGTGCTCGGCGACGCCCCGGATCTCCGCCGCACCGCGGATCTGTGCGCCAAGCACGACGCGTTCCTGGTAGTCGACGAGGCGCACGGGATCGGCGTAGCGGGCAACGGCCGGGGCGCGGTGCACGCGGCCGGGCTAGCTGCCGCACCGCACGTCGCGGTGACGGCCACCTTGTCCAAATCGCTCGGTTCGCAAGGCGGTGCCGTGCTGGGATCCCCGCTGCTGCGGGAACATCTCGTCAACACCGCGCGGACGTTCATCTTCGACACCGGCCTCGCCCCGGCCGCCGCGGCGAGCGCCGCGGAAGCCTGCCGGATCGTGACCGCGGAACCGGATCGCGTCGCGGAAGTCCACCGGCTCGCGGCCGCGATCGCCGAGGCGGCGGGCGTTCCGGTCGCGCCCGGAGCCGTGCAGTCGATTCCGGCCGACTCCCCCGAGCAAGCGGTTGCCGCCGCGAACCGACTGTCCGAACAGGACATTCTGGTCGGCTGCTTCCGCCCGCCGAGCGTGCCGGACGGCGTCTCGCGGCTCCGGCTGGTCGCTCGCGCCGGGGTCGACCGGAGCCGCGCGGTGCACGCCGCACACCTGGCCGCCGAGTGGTCACGCGCCGCGAGCACGGTCTGA